GTGTTGAACGAGAACGCCGCGGGCTCGAGCTTCGGCAGGGTGAGCCCGCACGCGGCGCACGAGTGGCGGTCCGTGAAGGTCAGGTCCTCGCCCTCGACGGGGGAGATCACGACGAGGCCGCGGCTCTCCCGGAGGGCGAGCTCGATGCTGTCCGCGAGGCGGTTCCTCACCGCCGGGTCGACCACGAGCCTGTCGATGTAGATGTCCACGTCGTGCGGCCGGCCGGGATCGATCCTAGTCTCGTCCGCGAGATCGTGGAGCTCGTCGTCGATCTTGACCCGCACGAAGCCGTCCCGCTTGAACCTCTTGAGCGCCGCGCGCAAATCGCCGCGCTCCCCGCGGATCGCCGGGGCGAGCACGCTGCAGCGCGTCCCCGGCGGCAGGGCGAGGACGGCGTCGACCATCTGATCGACGGTCATCGGCCGGATCGGCAGGCCGCAGCCGGGGCAGTGCGGGCTCCCGGCGCGCGAGAAGAGGAGGCGCAGGAAGTCGTGGATCTCGGTCGCGGTGCCGACCGTGGAGCGCGGGTTCGCGCCGGCCGCGTGCTGGTTGATGGCGATCGTCGGCGACAGCCCCTCGATCGACTCGACGCCCGGCTTGGCCATCTGGCGCAGGAACTGCCGCGCGTGGGGCGAGAGCGACTCGACGTAGCGCCTCTGCCCCTCGGCGAACACGGTGTCGAAGGCGAGCGACGACTTGCCGGAGCCGGACGGCCCGGTGATGACGACGAGCGCGTGGCGCGGCAGATCGACATCGATATCCTTCAGGTTGTGCGTGCGCGCGCCGCGGATCCGGATCGCCCCGGCCCCTTTCGCCTCGGCCGGCGAAGGGCGATCGCCGTTCACCGCCGCTCCACGGCGACGCCGAGCGCCGCGAGCTCCGAGGTGAGCGCGGCGAGCGCGGCGTCCGAGCCGTCGTGCGGCTCGAAGCCCTCGAGGGCGAGCACGACCCGCGCGGGCTTCCCGGCGGCGGCCGCCGCGAGCACCCGATCGCAGAACCGCAGGAGCCCGTCGCGCT
The nucleotide sequence above comes from Pseudomonadota bacterium. Encoded proteins:
- a CDS encoding excinuclease ABC subunit UvrA — protein: MNGDRPSPAEAKGAGAIRIRGARTHNLKDIDVDLPRHALVVITGPSGSGKSSLAFDTVFAEGQRRYVESLSPHARQFLRQMAKPGVESIEGLSPTIAINQHAAGANPRSTVGTATEIHDFLRLLFSRAGSPHCPGCGLPIRPMTVDQMVDAVLALPPGTRCSVLAPAIRGERGDLRAALKRFKRDGFVRVKIDDELHDLADETRIDPGRPHDVDIYIDRLVVDPAVRNRLADSIELALRESRGLVVISPVEGEDLTFTDRHSCAACGLTLPKLEPAAFSFNT